One segment of Pelecanus crispus isolate bPelCri1 chromosome 2, bPelCri1.pri, whole genome shotgun sequence DNA contains the following:
- the NHLRC1 gene encoding E3 ubiquitin-protein ligase NHLRC1 has protein sequence MAAEDEAELGLLECRVCFERYGPGGQRRPRNLPCGHVLCRGCVGALGGPERRRLECPFCRRACGPAETSDCLPLLQLLEVLGPAGGSVPSALGRSGGGGEAGPAAAGLGLRLSLGGWGSLVNPTGVAACRRSGRLAVAHDGKKRIHVFGPSGSCLQQFGERGDAGNDIKYPLDVTVTSDGHVVVTDGGDRSVKAFDFEGRGVLAVREGFCLPWGLDATPESEVILTDSEAGALYRLTADFKKGKLKKCQMLRSQLISPRGIAVSQTSGAIVVIEHLKAQGPHNGSTRVKIFSAEMDLVGQMDSFGLNLVFPSKIYTTAVAFDKEGRVIVTDVCSQAVICLGKPEEFPVFNPLISHGLAYPVGLTYTTNNSLVVLDSGDHSVKIYSST, from the coding sequence ATGGCGGCGGAGGACGAGGCGGAGCTGGGCTTGCTGGAGTGCCGGGTGTGCTTCGAACGGTAcggccccggcgggcagcggcggccgcggAATCTGCCCTGCGGGCACGTCCTCTGCCGGGGCTGCGTGGGGGCCCTGGGCGGCCCCGAGCGCCGGCGTTTGGAGTGTCCCTTCTGCCGGCGGGCCTGCGGCCCCGCCGAGACCAGCGACTGCCTgccgctgctgcagctgctggaggtcCTGGGTCCCGCCGGCGGCAGCGTCCCCTCGGCCTTGGGGAGgagcggcggcggaggggaggccgggccggcagccgccggccTCGGGCTCCGGCTCtccctggggggctgggggtcgcTGGTCAACCCCACCGGGGTGGCGGCCTGCCGGAGGTCCGGGCGCCTGGCAGTGGCACACGACGGCAAGAAGAGGATCCACGTCTTTGGGCCGAGCGgatcctgcctgcagcagttcggggagcggggggacgCGGGCAACGACATCAAGTACCCGCTCGATGTGACGGTCACGTCGGACGGGCACGTGGTGGTCACCGATGGCGGGGACCGCTCCGTGAAGGCCTTTGATTTTGAGGGACGGGGGGTCCTGGCTGTCCGGGAAGGTTTCTGTTTGCCCTGGGGCTTGGATGCCACCCCCGAGAGTGAAGTAATCCTCACCGACTCGGAGGCAGGTGCTCTCTACCGTTTGACGGCCGACTTCAAGAAGGGGAAATTAAAGAAGTGTCAGATGCTCCGGTCTCAGCTCATCAGCCCAAGAGGGATTGCCGTCTCCCAGACCTCGGGCGCTATCGTGGTAATAGAGCACCTGAAAGCTCAAGGACCGCACAACGGCAGCACCCGAGTCAAGATATTCAGTGCAGAGATGGATCTCGTCGGCCAGATGGATAGCTTCGGCCTGAACCTCGTTTTCCCCTCCAAAATATATACTACGGCTGTGGCCTTCGACAAAGAGGGCCGCGTTATAGTGACGGATGTCTGTAGCCAGGCCGTAATATGCTTAGGGAAACCTGAGGAGTTTCCCGTCTTTAACCCTCTAATTAGCCATGGGCTTGCTTATCCTGTAGGACTGACTTACACGACAAACAATTCCCTCGTCGTTTTAGACAGCGGTGATCATTCAGTAAAAATATATAGCTCCACCTGA
- the TPMT gene encoding thiopurine S-methyltransferase — translation MERSADASGVLEGADIGPQKDRVVTEEEWLQKWEMGNTGFHKEQGHPLLQKYLDLLLNGRSGLRIFFPLCGKAVEMKWLADMGHSVVGVEVSEQALKEFFAEHSLPYCEEPVPEISGAKKLQSTSGNISLYCCSIYDLSSSIVGKFDGVWDRGALVAVNPCDRQRYVSLMITLMEKNSSYLLVTVSYDPNKHKGPPFYVPESEIKSLFGNHCEIKCLQKVNDFSDKHRQWGLDYFLEVLYILKFGA, via the exons ATGGAACGCTCAGCAGATGCATCTGGGGTCCTGGAAGGCGCTGATATTGGGCCACAGAAAGACAGAGTGGTGACTGAGGAGGAATGGCTGCAAAAATGGGAAATGGGTAACACCGGGTTTCACAAGGAACAAGGGCATCC GCTCCTACAGAAGTATCTGGATCTTCTTTTAAATGGCAGGAGTGGACTGAGGATATTTTTCCCGCTTTGTGGTAAAGCAGTAGAGATGAAATG GCTGGCAGACATGGGACATAGTGTTGTCGGTGTGGAAGTTAGCGAGCAAGCGCTGAAGGAATTTTTTGCAGAACACAGTCTGCCTTATTGCGAGGAGCCAGTCCCAGAGATTTCGGGAGCAAAAAAGTTGCAG AGTACCTCTGGGAACATTTCGCTCTACTGCTGCAGTATTTATGATTTGTCCAG CTCAATAGTTGGCAAGTTTGATGGGGTTTGGGACAGAGGAGCTCTAGTAGCTGTGAATCCATGCGACAGACAACG CTATGTCAGTTTGATGATCACCCTGATGGAGAAAAATTCTTCTTACCTCCTTGTTACGGTTTCATATGAtccaaacaaacacaaag GCCCACCGTTTTATGTTCCTgaatctgaaattaaaagcttGTTTG GTAACCACTGTGAAATTAAATGTCTTCAAAAAGTCAATGACTTCTCAGACAAACACAGACAATGGGGACTAGATTATTTTCTGGAGGTGCTGTATATACTAAAGTTTGGAGCttga